From Punica granatum isolate Tunisia-2019 chromosome 1, ASM765513v2, whole genome shotgun sequence:
TTATTGTTAAAATTGACGTAAAATATAACGGCGTACCAGATTTGACACTAAAACgaaaggtcatgcctttctaTACTAATTCTGAAAGATCAtgctaaaattgaaaattcaaataaaagtCGTGCTTTTTTTATGACCGAAACATTACGATGGGAGAatacattctttttttctaaataaatggGAGAATGCattatttgaaaatacaaTGCAGCCAAAGGTAACGAAACTTTAAGGTCGTCCGTGAATTACAACAGAAATTATCTTCAGCAACACCAATAACAAAATTGGCTTTTACATTCTTAACCCTTAAACCACTCCATGAAGGTCCAATAAGAAATGCACTGAGAAAGATTGAAGGTTTTGAAATCTAAATCTAATCAAAGGATTGTAAAATGAAACGAACTTAATTAACACAAATGCTATAAAATATAAGGGCATGGTGGGACTGGGATGGATCGCAAGCTTTTCGGACTAATCCCTCGTCCGCTTTTTGTATCGGATTAATTGGGTTCTGTGTTTTTATTAGTTACACCAACCCGTGCTCTCTCAAGTGGCGTGGGGAGCACCGATAATGGATGGGCTAGTGGCAATGCCGAGGCACCTGCGAGGACGATCGAACTGTGTTTTCCTTGGGATGGTCTTTCATCGCTTCAATCCGCTCCAGTGCCCTCACAACCTCCTTCATTGAGGGGCAGTTTCTAAGTTACAATGGGAGGCTCTTTAGGGCCAACGGTGCAGTCTTAATGGTAGCCTTGAATGAGTACTGCCCCTTGATCCGATGGTCGATTATGTTCTTGAGCTTTCCATTTGGGAAAGGAACGGCTTCAGCCAATTGATCAGATTCTGCTACTTGCTCCATCACTTCATGTGAAGCGCCCGTAAGCCCGAGAGCAGCTCGAGCACGACCATGCCAAACCCATAAACATCACTTTTCATGTATAAATGCCCTGGGAGACATCGAGGACAGGGTGCAACGATGCTGGAATCTtgtatatacaatatataactCTGCATGAACCTACGATAACTAAAAGATTTGTAGTCACCTGCTGCAACATATGCAGGAGCTGCATAACCATACCTTCCCATAGCTCGGGTTGTCACTTGCGACTCTCCGCCTGGAGTTCCCTAATTTTGCCAACCCAAAGTCCGTATTTTGACATTAGAATTTTGCACAAAACAGAGGGAAAAAGGGAATGAAGTTcttcaataaaaaagaatactACGTTGATAGTTCCTTGATTCAGAGATCCCCATCCAATTCAAAGAACACAAAATATATCATTAGATATGGAAGACTAACCCAGTGAGTTCAAGTGATTACAGTAATCATCCATGTTCTGAATAAATGGGATGAGAGAATGCGTTATTTGAAAATACAATTCAGCCAAAAGTTATGAAACTTTAAGGTCGTCTGTGAATTAACAACAGAATTATCTTCAGCAACACTAGTAATAATTCTTCAAAATATGATACACAAATATACTTAAGATGAGTGCAACAGCTCAACAAATTAATCGTGATGAAGGAATACGGTAAGAAAACCCAAAAGAATTGTTTTGAGCAGACTTTTGAGCGATTACATTACATAATCGAAAATTCTGCAGATTGCATAGCATAGAAGCTTGCATTTGGTTATCAAATTGGATCATGATCCGActtaacttgattttgtgtaaTGATGGCAAGTGttgacaattatatatatatatatgtgtgtatgtatatttaaatatgaaagtagatggagaatttattattaaaaaattgattatataaattattaggaaaaaatatgagtgaaGAATTGTTATTAAACggagaaaaaagacaaaacaataataattgtagtgttgaatttgaaaaataatagagCTGAGTTGGGTAGAataaagttttttattttaaaaccaaaccAACCAGAAAAGTTGGGCTATTGTACATCGTCGTCATCCTTCatgaataatttcaaaagcacgGATAGGAAAACCATTGTCATGAGCAGTTAATTGGAGCGATTACATCGGCAAAACTTCCAGCAATCCTACAACATGAAGAAGTCGGATTATCCTAAATCACCCGGCATCTCGAGTGATGTGAATAATTATGTCAGACATCCATACAATCTAAGAAATTTGTCGCTGAAGTGGGGAGAATGGATGAGCTTACCTGATAGAGAGGAGAGGAATTTAATTGACGTTACAAAGAACAACAATTTCGAAATGAATTCTACACAAATTAGAAGTGGATTTCCAATTCTAAcaacaaattgaaaaataatggcAACATAATGTGCTTACCAGAAATTTGCAATTATGTTTGCAAGATCTTCAACTGCAATTATCATGCAAGAGCTTCGAGATCTTGCAACTTCTGAAGTTCAGCTCGCCTGCAGTTGCAGGTGCATGCCTAGCAAATATTTATAGGCATTTTGTATTGAGATAGGTGTAGGTATTCGGATGCCGAAGGTAGTGTTGCCATGTTAAACCAATGCATTGAGCATGCCGCATGCTCGAAAGGAAATCGCGCACGCGTGAAGACTAGTAAGCAATTAAACGGGAAACGGGAAAGAGAATATCTGATCGTTTTTCAGTAAATAATAAATCCATTTCaagatttcaaatttcaattattagaAGAAAACGGCtatgatttcaaaatttcggTAAAATATGACTATCATATATCATGTGGTTCTGATAACCCTTATCCGTTATGTTCAGATATTTGAATAGTTCAAGCATAATTGCACCGACCACCCATCTCTATTAGGATCAAAGTTTACTGTCTTTAAACTCATCCTTTTGCAGCTCATAGTGAATGTGAGTTCCTCTTTTTCTCATTCGATGGCGATGTATATGCAAAATCATATATGCATATCTAAAAAACTTCTCACCGATAACTAaatatagaaatttaaaatttaaacaaaaaaaaatggaaattagACAATCAAATATGGAGAAAGTTGGTAAAAATAGGCCGAGAATTAACACATAAAATACCAAGTTCTTCTTACAGCTCAAtttgattaatatataaataaaatactaaattttctccTACTTCcaaagaaaatattgaaaacagaaaataaaaaacctaCTAATTTATTATCTCAAAAATCTCCTCTATCATCTTCTCCACTGTTTATTATTGAAATCAGCCAATTCtaaatcaaaatatcaagacaatcttttaaaattaaaactgttggggggggggaggacacaaaaaaggaaagagataAAATGGGCTGGGCCCACGACCTGAATAATTAATGGGCCTATGCAGGAGGAAACTTCACCGTCTTTGGCGGTTTTCGCGGTTGAGTGCTCCAACCGTTCCTTGTCCGATTGTCCATTTTCCCGCTTCCGCATTCATTCGCTCCCCTGTCCCTCCTCTGGCTCTGCATCTCTTCCGCACTTCGCACTCCCACTTCATTAGCCTTCCATCGACGTTGCCGCACCGGAGTTTCAACTCTTTTTTCGGGCCGAGACCTGACGTGTAGAGGTCTATCCAGCGGTCGTTGCTGCTGATTGGGAAGTAGAAGTACAAATCGAGTAATGGGAAACCTCATCAGTCAAGCTGCGAATGGCATTGGAGATGCCCTTGGAAGTGCTTTTTCTGCTCCGTTCAAGAGCGTCTTCGGCGCATCATGCGAGTACGTGTAATTGGTCACCGCTGCCATTCTCAGTTCTTCCATTTGTTTTATTCCTTGGAATtacttattttcattttttcgtatattatttttcatctcTCCGTTGCGACTGATAATGCAGGGAAGTCTGTTCAGGGCCATGGGATGTAGTGTGCTTCATCGAGCATCTATGCGTTGCCAATCTAGCAAAATTCTTGTTGATTGTGGGGCTTTGTTACATGAGTAATGTTCTCACTGAAACACGACTCTCGCTTTAGTTCAGTAATCACTCATACATCTCTTTGTTGCACATTCAATTTCGAGTTGCAGATGCAAACTAACTGAAGCAAAGAACTAGAATTGGAATGACTGATCATCTTCCTGTTTGTTTCTCAGTTCTTTTGTTCTTCTTCCTATTATTCAAGCTCGGGATCTGCCAATGCATAGGGAGGAGCCTCTGTAAGATGTGTTGGGCTGCGTGTGTGACATACTGGTACGCAGTCGGGGACATATCGTGTTTCTTGTGTCACAGGCTAATGAGCACGAAGCGGGTAATACACAATAGATCTGAGTCTAATAGATGACCATGATTTGGTATATCGTAATTAAGAAAGAAGAACTACGAGACGATcgttcatcttttttttttttttttttgcctgaGAGTATTGAACTGACTCTTTTAATAGGTTTATCGAAGAAGGCGTCGATACCGAGACCTTGAAGTTGGGTACCAAAGTTCGACTGATGAAGAGACCAATTTCTCGAGCCATCACCGCCATTCAAGTGCAAGTAAGAAGAGGAAGTCACTTGGAGAATCTGCAGGTGTCCGAAGCCCTGCCTACCCTTCGAGCAGGCATGGAAGGCACAGCAGCCACAGCCGCAGGCACCACCGCATGAAGTTGAGGAGAAAGCAGGTTTCTTTCCGTGTCAAGGGACGTGCTCAAAGGCTGAAGAGCTTGAGACATCATCGACGGGTTGGTTCCatgcatcatcatcatcgaagGGAAAGCAAAAGTTTTAAGAGGCAAAGGCTCGGGTGCtaattgctctgtatagatACAAAAAGAGATGTTTACTGTCAGTATTCTTCCTTTCGGCTGATCATTTCACTGAATTTCTGGTCCCCGCTTGTATATGGTTTTAAGTTAAGTTGCTTACCGCACTAGCCAGCAGAAATGTCCTTAACAGCGGCTCAGGCACATACAAATCAATGGGGAACGAAAATTAATAAGGAGAAACCTCAAAATACTCGGAACATCAACAAACGACCCAGAATGTGGAAGAACCAATTATTACCAGAAAACAGAATAGCCATCCAAGCTAAATGATCTTCGATAAATAAACACAGGATCCTATCAATAGCAAACTCACCCCCCCACAGGGACCATCTATACCTACGTTGAAAGATTTTGAGACGAGGATCCTATCATATTTGTTGGGTTAGAGAATATGCAAGTGTCCGAGGCCATCATCCTATCGAGCCGGCATGGGATGGCAAGCCGCAGGCACCATCACCTGAAGTTGAGGACAAAGCAGATTTCATCTCGTTTCGTGTCAGGGAAGGTTCTTGAAGGGTGAGGAGCTCGAGGAATCATCGACGGGGCAGTTCTAAAGCAGCAAGGCAGCAGTTTTAAGAGGTAGAGGTTCGGCTATTTACCGTTTCGTATAGATTACAGAAGAAGAGAGGTTCACTGTAACACATGTCGGGAGCTGAGCTACAAGGGGCAATGGTCATTAGAAAGACCATGCCATGAGTTGAGACTATGTTTGTTAGTATTCTCACTATAGATTTTTCGTTTTTCCATGTCATGACGATTCTCTCATGTATATACAACAAGGATCATGCAACATATAAAAGAATCCACGACAGGGCTTCTGGGTCAATGAACTTCACACACGGGAGGCTCGTCTACTCCCGTTTATCCTCTTCGAGATCCTCCCCCAACTTGGTTGAATTTTCCCCCATCACCTTGTTCCCGCTTGTTAATGTGAGACCTTCCTCGCTTAAGTCGTCTGCCCCCTCCAAGTATGCATATCTATAGAACAGGAGGAAATAGATTATTTAGCCCATTGGTCATTTAGCCTCCTTGCAGAGACAACCTGAATCAgtatcatcgaaaaaatgaaaatgaaaatgaaagcaATAACGTGTGAAGACAGGATACCTTGTCGGGTTTCGAGAGGGAGCCCATAGGACACATATTACGACCAAGAGAGAATAAGCAATAACAATCCAGAATGCTGGAATGATCCAATAAATTTGCCACAATTCACTCAACGGGTCGGTCGCGTTGAAATATAACTGGTCCAAAACAGATCAGAGGTTCTTCAGCATGTAAGTATACCTTTGTGATAAATTGATTCGTCAATAGACTTGAAGATGCAATTCGTAACTATCACAGATTCTCCCGCTCCCAGAAATGTCTTCTACAAATTggagaagaaaataattaccTCAAAGCCGATCCAAGCAATAGATAGCAGCACAGAGGCTGCAAGAGCGTTGGTGAATTTTCTGTAAAGCTCCAGTTTGGCCATGTTTCTCTTCATCTGCACACATCGTTATAAACATGGCACCCATGAGAAGAGACAAAAACAATGACTAACAAACATAACCTGACGGTGAACCATTATGGAGAAAGAGACCACACTCAAGGATAGAAGCCAAAAATGGTTAGAATTAACCAGGCCACAGAATGACACCCAATTGCACACATTAATGTAGATCGCTATCAGTTAATGCCTCCATACAATCAAATATTTGGAAAACCAAAGAAGTACGATTAagtgaacaaaaaaaaaattaatgtacAGCATGAGAATAATGGTGCTTAAAATGAAAGATTTACCTGAAGCTGCTCTAGGGTTTTTGATAGGGACGAAAATATCCACAAGATGAAGGAAGTATCCAAGAAAGTCAAAGGCAGAAGCAGAAACAATGCAGTTTTCCCGGAAAAGTCATTGATGTTCCCTAAATGTTGAATGAGTTCATAAGACTCGGAGACGATAAAGTACACAGCTCCTAGAAGAAGGATTTTTGACGTTATACCACCGAGAGTTGGCTTCACAACACCAAAACCCATTGAGACAACCAGCAAAAGAAGGCGAGACAGTGTCTTCTTAATAGCAGTAAAAGTTACAGCCCACAATGTAACATCCCATGGTCTGGTGCCGGTAGAATTAAAATTCGCGTATTCATAATACCAGAGAGCCATTTCACACATCCCAAGAGCAATGACTGCTGTAATATGGTAGTGCAACTGAATGATATCCTTCCAGTACTTAACAAACCTCAGGAACCAACCCAGGCCGAGAACAAGGTAAGCTAGTGACATTATTCCAAAAATTGTCATTAGTGGAGCCATTTTCCCAGGCAAATAACCATCTGGGTTCCTCCATACTGTCCTCCCCTTAATTAATGTACCAGTCAGCTCTGGAtcacaaatcacaaaataaAGATAATACATTCCAGTGCTATTAATCTCGACAGTTTTAGGATCCATGGCTGCCTGCTCATTCTGCCCTTCAAAGAAGGTTTTAATGCGTTTAGGCCAGTCAGGGGTATCAGAGTTTTTGTGGATAATAACTTCCCCGACTTTACAGAATCCTTCATCAGACATCTTTTTGGTGCAGCATATTTCATCATATTTCAAGTATGAACCCCCAATCCTTTCTCTGTCTTTCACATCAAGTACGATAGCTTCCACTAAGCCGGTATTCTGTTGCATTTCATTCTTCTTGCTAGCTGATTCTTTTGTCCTTGTAAAGATAACACCGTCGAACCTAAAttcaaagggaaaaaagaaaaacacaaatTATAGTACACGGGTTGTAAAGAAAAGTACTATTTCCACAGAATCTCATCTTAAGCTACCAATCTAAATGTCCACCATCACCACTATCTCAGTATGGGCAATATTCTACAAGATATAGATCGAGCCGGCATACTCTGTCATGTCAATCCCTATATCAAAACACATTTCTATGACATCACGTTGATCCCGATTTTAAAACATACTGGTCGATAGCGATAGCATACAATTGTTCTAAGGGAGCGCAGAGTTTGATGGTGATAGGGACATCCAGCTTTATGCCACAAATGAAGCTCAGATTATCCACAAGCCTGGCAGCTATAGCAACAAGCCTCGCCTCGGCCATCTATCAGAAACTCAATCATAACCTAAACACCGCACGGCACTACCATTTCGAGCTTATTCGGGGCATTTCTAATGCAAACCTCTCTTCATCGGAGCGAACCCTCCGATTGGTTACCTGATGAAGGACTTCCCCTGGAGAGGCTTCTCGGAGGACTTATTAAAAGACGGGCCGAGAGACTTGGAAGCGTGGAGCCCCTCGCTGCCGCCATGGAAGAACAGGGCATTGGAGCGGCGAGCAAACGCCTCGTTCCTATACTCGTGAATCGAGCAGCGGACGCCGATGATCTGGCTGAAGAAGATGCACGTAAGTACCAGCAGAAGCCACACCGGAGCTCTCCTGCAGCTTAAGTTAACACCTCTCTCCTCCATGgatgctctctctctctctctctctctctctctctctgtatcTCTGAGAAGAGGAAGCTCGGGACTGGAACTTTCTTCTGGCAAATTTCAATGGGTTGGAATTGGACAGGACTGTAGAAGACTGCTGGGAGAGTTGGCATTAGGACGTTGACGTTGACTGTTGAACCTGAAGTCAAAGTTGGGCCCTGGGCCCAATCTGCGGTTTAAAGAGTGCCGGATAGTGGGCCTTACTAGGCTCAATTGGGCCTTGGTTTGCTCTAGCCCAATTCCAATCAAGAAgctttatatatttatgacaGAACAACATATTTTCTATGTACCATTTGAATCCGCATGttatcaataatatatatatatatatatatatatggtgctTTCTCAAGATCTCATCGCAAGAGGACGATCGATGAGGTGATGGACGATGAAGAGAAGTTCTTCAAGTCATTTGCGGTGTTTCCATTCCATTTTGTTTCCATTCTCATGTATACTGAATTGAATATACACTTATAATGAGATACAATTCTTCCATCCCCTTGCATATCTGCTCTCGCCAGTTGGTGTTATATCTGGTTCATGAGAGGACCGACACGACAAGACAGCATAACCTTATGGGAGCTGGGGTCAAGGAAAGTCCATATGCAGTGGCCGGTGGGAGCACTGAGCCAATGTAAATGGGTTAGAGATGTCAAACGATCTCAAGCGAGAGGAGAATATACCATAGAGTCCGATATCGATTAGATGGACGAAATGTATACATAACAGGATATATGAAACCCTTATCTACCAGGGCAGACCCATGAATTGAAATCAAGTCGTTTCATAAGATCCGGTTTACTTTCAGCGTATGCACCATATTTTTCCACAATCCCATCAGGTTCACCTGCTCCAGCTTTTGCGCTAACGTTGTAAAAGGCACCCTCAAATATGCCATTgtagtacttttttttttttagtatctCCTTTTGCTTTTTCGATTAAAAGAAAGGTACATg
This genomic window contains:
- the LOC116192264 gene encoding uncharacterized protein LOC116192264 — protein: MGNLISQAANGIGDALGSAFSAPFKSVFGASCEEVCSGPWDVVCFIEHLCVANLAKFLLIVGLCYMILLFFFLLFKLGICQCIGRSLCKMCWAACVTYWYAVGDISCFLCHRLMSTKRVYRRRRRYRDLEVGYQSSTDEETNFSSHHRHSSASKKRKSLGESAGVRSPAYPSSRHGRHSSHSRRHHRMKLRRKQVSFRVKGRAQRLKSLRHHRRVGSMHHHHRRESKSFKRQRLGC
- the LOC116192263 gene encoding transmembrane protein 87A, translated to MEERGVNLSCRRAPVWLLLVLTCIFFSQIIGVRCSIHEYRNEAFARRSNALFFHGGSEGLHASKSLGPSFNKSSEKPLQGKSFIRFDGVIFTRTKESASKKNEMQQNTGLVEAIVLDVKDRERIGGSYLKYDEICCTKKMSDEGFCKVGEVIIHKNSDTPDWPKRIKTFFEGQNEQAAMDPKTVEINSTGMYYLYFVICDPELTGTLIKGRTVWRNPDGYLPGKMAPLMTIFGIMSLAYLVLGLGWFLRFVKYWKDIIQLHYHITAVIALGMCEMALWYYEYANFNSTGTRPWDVTLWAVTFTAIKKTLSRLLLLVVSMGFGVVKPTLGGITSKILLLGAVYFIVSESYELIQHLGNINDFSGKTALFLLLPLTFLDTSFILWIFSSLSKTLEQLQMKRNMAKLELYRKFTNALAASVLLSIAWIGFELYFNATDPLSELWQIYWIIPAFWIVIAYSLLVVICVLWAPSRNPTRYAYLEGADDLSEEGLTLTSGNKVMGENSTKLGEDLEEDKRE